GCCATCTTGCATATCCCCTGCACATGTCACGGCGTTGGCGGTGTTACAGACCGGGCTTGGATTCCGTTAACCCTTCCATTTTCTCACGATTGATTTTATAACTGTCAAGAGCAATGTCCATCGGCGATCTTGTCTGTTGAATAGCATGTGCGACATGTCCTGCATTCATTAATAGAGCCATTTTTAATTTGTTGTCGGTGATGATACGGCGACACCCTCAGGGTTTTTGACACTTGGGTGGATGGACAAGTCTGACACTAACGAACTAAAGTCAACATGGCTTATCCACAAGGCATCCGGCCACCCAAAACTTCCAAGTAAGTGTTAGGATTTCTGTTTCGTGCATGAGATGTTTTTGTTTTAGTGCGGACTTCGGCGAGTGCTCCGACCCAAGAAACGGAGTTTCCCCGCATATCAAATGCCCCCGCAATAGAGTCAATTGCCCGGGGTGTCTCCGTATGGGCCTGAGTATTTGAGAGCATGGAGACGCTCAATTCCTTCATTCTCATAGAAATATCTCTTTTTGTATACTAAGTCAACATGTCATCCCCAAAAGAATATCCCGCACTGCCTCGCGAAAGTACCTTGGCACAGCTTCCGCCGGAATATCCCGCAGACGCCCAGGAACAGATCGTACAGCTCCTCTCGACATCTTCATTGAATCGTTTGGTTGTGCTGGACGATGACCCTACAGGCACCCAGACCTGTCACGATATCCCTGTACTCGCCGTCTGGGACGTCCCGACGCTGATTAAGGAATTCCAGCAAGATTCCCCGGGGTTCTTCATTCTCACCAACTCGCGCGCTCTTCCCCCACTTGACGCGGAGAAGCTCATCCGCGGCATATGTGAAAACGTGTTGGAAGCAGCCAGGTCCACGTCTCAGACCGTCGACATCGTCCTCCGAGGAGACAGTACATTGCGAGGCCACTTCCCCCTAGAAGCAGACGTCGCGCAGTCCGTGTTCGGCCCTGCAGATGCATGGGTGCTGgcccccttcttctttcagGGCGGACGGTTCACCATCAACGATGTACACTATGTAGCCGAGGGGGAGAATCTGGTCCCAGCGGGCTTGACACAGTTCGCCAAAGACGCGACCTTTGGGTACAAAAGCTCGAATCTGAGGGACTATGTCATGGAGAAAGCGCCTGGGCGGTTCGCCCCCGAGCAACTGCACTCGATCACAATCGAGGATATCCGAACCGGCGGGCCCGATGGCGTATACAAGAAACTCATAAGTTTCCCCAAGGGAGGcgtcgtcatcgtcaacGCCGCAGCGGAGTCAGACATGCATGTTTTCGTCGCCGGTTTGCTACTGGGTACGTCCGAACGCTTTCTGTCGTTGATCCAATACTGAGTAAGAACAGCCGAAAGCAAAGGAAAACACTTCCTCTACCGCACTGGCGCAGCCTTCGTCTCCTCCCGGCTAGGAATCCGCTCCATCCCACCCATCACAGCCCGACAACTGGCTCTCCCCTCCCCTCGGGAAACAGGCggtctcatcctcgccggcTCCTACGTCCCCAAGACAACCGCCCAGCTCAAAGTCCTAACCGACACCCGCGGCGCAACCGGCAccctcgccatcatcgaAATGGACGTCGCGGATCTGATCGCCTCCCCCGAACGCGCGGAGCGCGTGATCCGCCGCGTTGTTCAGCAGGCAGAAACGCACCTGCAGTCCGGCAAGGATACGCTGGTCATGACGAGTCGGAAGCTGGTGACGGGGCGGGATGAGCTCGACTCGCTGGCTATTGGGGCTAGAGTCGCAGAGGCGCTGGTTAAGGttctgcagcagatccagGTGCGACCGAGATATATCATTGCAAAGGTAGGCAATCGTGCATTGCGAAGTGAGAATCCTTCCCGCTGATCAATTGGCTGTTGCTGTAGGGCGGCATCACTTCTTCCGACGCTGCGACCAAGGGGCTTAATATCAAGCGGGCCATGATTGTAGGTCAGGCTGCGCCTGGTGTGCCGCTCTGGCGGTGTGACGAGCCGACGTCCAGGCATCAGGGCGTCCCGTTTGTTGTGTTCCCGGGCAATGTGGGTGGGGAGTCGACGCTGTGTGAGCTGGTGGAAGCATGGAGCTGAGGATAGACGTCGTCTGTATGTATCGTTTCACGGTGATTTGAATGCACATATATCCCATTGAAAAGTCTACAAGTAAACTGATTTACAAACCGGGAACTGGATACTGGACTATGTGGCTCGTAGGCCACGCGGAATGTACCTTCATTCAACTAACCTAACTGGCACTTGAGCCAAATAATAACTGCGTCAAGGGACGGTGATATGTACAGCCACATACCATGCTTGCGTCAGACGGAAATCTCCACCAGACCAGTATCAAACGCCGTGCGGAAAAAAAAGCCCGCCCATACTTAGTAATGCGGATATGTGCCATATTTTGATGGCTCCAAGAGCGCCCTTTCGCAAGATTGCTAAAACACGCGGTACCGAACCAAGAAATGTTTGTTTAATTGCGTAGGAATGGGGAGCAAGAGAGGGATGAAGGCGGGAGAATGATGACGACCAACCTTGTTATCCGACCTCGATTGCGCTGTTCGTCGAGGTGAAGTCCAAGACGTTAATCAAGCGCGACCTGCAAAAGGCAGAGTCAGCTGGAGTTAGTTGTTCACCAACACAATGTCTTTGTTTGTTGGGATTTCAACTTCCATCATTGGTTTAGTCGTCGTAAGTGTATCGTTTCAGTGAGAAAATAATGGGGGCCAGCCCCAACACGACGAGTAGTTCGGCCTCAGGTGAGAGATGCTCACGCAGGTGTTGGCGTACCGGAAACTCCGTTGGAGGTGACCTGCCGCTTTGCAGCTGGAATCGATGCGTCCTAGAAAGTAATTGAAATTAGTCAATCCAATGCCGGAACTCCGAGAGCATCAACGGAATTGCGAAATATCCGCTTTCGTCCGGTGACTCGTTTCCCGCTCGTTATCTTGTTTGACTCTCTTGCATGCACTTACGTCCAAGGATTCGATACTTCGTTTTTGAGCGCCTGCTTCGGGTttcttgatgatcttcttttTGGGGCGCATGGGACGGGTTTCTCCCGGTTGGAAGACATCGTCGGGAAGATCAAAGCTGGTTCTCAAATCAAAACATATCCAacgaagagagagaaatatGTCCAGACTTACTTGCGAACGTGAGTGATGGAGAGATCATTGATGCCGGGTTGGTATCCTGCCCACGAGGTACATGTAGATTTAAAAATCTGGGCATCCGCGGATATATCCAGCGAACGAGAGGCACCTTCTACAGTCAGCTAGCTCTCCGGAGTCAGGCGCCATACATACCTGGCTCCAATGGCTTCAACTCCAAGCCGATATAATACGTCGTCGTGTAAATGATATGGCTATCACCATTTACGCTCTTCTCACCGACAGGCTCAACCTCGGCGTTCTCAACTCCGCTGAGAGCTGCGGCTTGGTGTGCAGcatctttcctttcatcTGTGGTCTCCGTCTTCGTACCTTTATCTTGATACTTGGTAGAACCGTTCTTTACGGcctctgcttcctcttcgttgGAGACGATATGCACTCTCTCAAAGCCTTTTGGAAATGGGTGAGCCACTGCGATGGTAGGCTTGCGATCCAACGCTCCGACAAGGTGTCTGATTTTGGATTCGACAAGACCAGACCACACCGCTTCCGCTTCCTTAGTTCTGCTTGAGGCAGTGATGCTAAGGTAGTATTTGTAATCCTGCGTGAAGAATGAGTGCCGCGCAAAGAGATCATTCCAAGTTAATTGCTTCAGGAAAATTTTGTCTACAATATCACCTCCCCGTTGGAGCTCGCGAAGGATAACCGCTTTTGTGGACATTGAGATGTTGTGCGTCGCACACATCGATGGATACGCAGGGGTGATGATAGGCATAAGGTGGAACCGGTCGCCATGGTAAATCTATCATTGATATCAATATCGCGAAGAATGCAGTGCAGCGCCTTCGATGCCCTTACCTTGGGATTCCAGACCTTCATCTGTAGAGGTCCGTCCTCGATTGGCTTTAGCAAGACAGGCTGGGGCCACGCCCACTTGTTCATAATGCGGAAGAACTTGCCGACGATCACAGACCCGGTGGCGTGCGGGTATAACTGACAGACTCGTGCTACAAGCATGGCCCAAGCGA
The DNA window shown above is from Aspergillus fumigatus Af293 chromosome 1, whole genome shotgun sequence and carries:
- a CDS encoding polynucleotide adenylyltransferase; translated protein: MSTPPVRQWGVTPPISTALPTPEELAANDDLISELKAQNNFESPAETERRKQVLQLLQRVTHEFVKVVSRKKGLSPAAVEAAGGKIFTYGSYRLGVYGPGSDIDTLVVGPKHVLIDDFFSDFPPVLEKMAPPGAIEKMTPVPDAFVPIIKLELSGISIDLIFARLIVSSVPLNLDLKNNDYLRGLDEKEVRSLNGTRVTDEILELVPQQKTFRLALRAIKLWAQRRAIYSNIVGFPGGVAWAMLVARVCQLYPHATGSVIVGKFFRIMNKWAWPQPVLLKPIEDGPLQMKVWNPKIYHGDRFHLMPIITPAYPSMCATHNISMSTKAVILRELQRGGDIVDKIFLKQLTWNDLFARHSFFTQDYKYYLSITASSRTKEAEAVWSGLVESKIRHLVGALDRKPTIAVAHPFPKGFERVHIVSNEEEAEAVKNGSTKYQDKGTKTETTDERKDAAHQAAALSGVENAEVEPVGEKSVNGDSHIIYTTTYYIGLELKPLEPGYQPGINDLSITHVRNFDLPDDVFQPGETRPMRPKKKIIKKPEAGAQKRSIESLDVSACKRVKQDNERETSHRTKADISQFR